The proteins below are encoded in one region of Clostridium fermenticellae:
- the atpA gene encoding F0F1 ATP synthase subunit alpha codes for MNIKPEEITSIIKEEIQKYEKKIETVDSGTIIEIGDGIARVYGLNNCMAGELLEFPNDVFGMALNLEQDNVGCVILGSEEGIKEGDIVKRTGKVVEVPVGDEIIGRVVNSLGEPIDGKGPIKADETRPVEIKAPGVIERQSVKQPLQTGLKSIDSMIPIGRGQRELIIGDRQTGKTAIAIDTIINQKGKDVICIYVAIAQKQSTVANIVNNLTEAGAMDYTIVVSSSASETAPLQYIAPYSGCTMGEYFMHKGKDVLIIYDDLSKHAVAYRTMSLLLRRPPGREAYPGDVFYLHSRLLERAAKLSDELGGGSLTALPIIETLAGDVTAYIPTNVISITDGQIFLESELFNAGQRPAVNAGISVSRVGGNAQIKAMKQVSGTLRLDLAQYRELASFSQFGSDLDKESLRRLEKGKRLTEILKQKQYSPMSVEKQVIILFAGVNNYLNDVPVERIKEFEEEFLEYVDTHHKDIPDEIIEKKVLSDELTKKLVNVISEFKKIFLAEA; via the coding sequence ATGAACATAAAACCTGAAGAAATAACTTCAATCATAAAAGAAGAAATACAAAAATATGAGAAGAAAATAGAAACTGTTGATTCAGGTACAATAATAGAAATTGGCGATGGTATAGCCAGAGTTTATGGTTTAAATAACTGTATGGCTGGAGAACTTTTAGAGTTCCCAAATGATGTTTTTGGTATGGCTCTAAATCTCGAACAAGATAATGTAGGTTGCGTTATATTAGGTTCAGAAGAGGGCATAAAAGAAGGCGATATAGTTAAAAGAACTGGAAAAGTTGTTGAAGTTCCAGTAGGAGATGAAATTATAGGTAGAGTTGTAAACTCACTTGGAGAGCCTATAGATGGCAAGGGACCAATTAAAGCTGATGAAACAAGACCAGTTGAGATAAAGGCTCCTGGTGTTATTGAAAGACAGTCAGTTAAACAGCCATTACAGACAGGTTTAAAGTCAATAGATTCGATGATACCAATTGGAAGAGGGCAAAGAGAATTAATAATAGGAGATAGACAGACGGGTAAAACGGCCATAGCTATAGATACTATTATTAACCAGAAGGGAAAAGATGTAATTTGTATATATGTTGCTATAGCTCAAAAACAATCTACTGTAGCAAACATAGTAAATAATCTTACAGAAGCTGGTGCTATGGATTATACGATAGTTGTGTCATCTTCTGCATCCGAGACAGCACCACTTCAATATATAGCCCCATATTCTGGATGTACTATGGGCGAATATTTTATGCATAAAGGAAAAGATGTACTTATTATATATGATGATTTGTCTAAGCATGCTGTTGCTTATAGAACAATGTCATTATTACTCCGTAGACCACCAGGAAGAGAAGCTTATCCTGGAGATGTTTTTTACTTGCATTCAAGACTTCTTGAAAGAGCAGCAAAACTTTCAGATGAATTAGGTGGAGGATCACTTACAGCCCTTCCTATAATAGAAACTCTTGCAGGAGATGTAACTGCATATATTCCAACAAATGTTATTTCAATAACAGATGGTCAAATATTCCTTGAATCTGAGTTATTTAATGCCGGTCAAAGACCTGCAGTTAATGCTGGTATATCTGTATCCAGAGTTGGTGGTAATGCGCAAATTAAAGCTATGAAGCAAGTTTCAGGAACATTAAGACTTGATCTTGCTCAATATAGAGAACTTGCTTCATTTTCACAATTTGGATCAGATCTTGATAAAGAATCATTAAGAAGGCTTGAAAAAGGTAAAAGGCTTACAGAAATATTGAAACAAAAACAATATTCACCAATGTCTGTTGAAAAACAAGTAATAATATTGTTTGCTGGTGTAAATAATTATCTTAATGATGTACCTGTAGAGAGAATTAAGGAGTTCGAAGAAGAATTCTTAGAATATGTTGATACTCATCATAAAGACATACCAGATGAAATAATTGAAAAAAAGGTTTTATCGGATGAGTTGACTAAAAAACTCGTAAATGTAATAAGTGAATTCAAAAAAATATTTTTAGCAGAGGCTTAA